Part of the Nitrosophilus alvini genome, GATAATTAGAAAAAGATATAAGGGCAGAGTATGAAAAACTATAGAATTTTGATCGATTGTAAAGATGAAAAAGGACTTGTTTACAAAGTTTCCAAAGTTTTTTTTGAGAATGATCTCAATATTGTAAAAAATGACGAATTTGTGGACAGAACAAACGGTAAATTTTTTATGAGAAGTGAAGTAAGCGGCAGAGTTGAAAAAGACAGATTGGCTGTAGCTTTAAAAGATATACTGCCGGAAAATGCAAATATCAAAGTAATCGAGCCTAAAAGAAAAAAGATAGTGCTAATGGCAACGAAAGAGTCGCATGTTCTGGGTGATATACTCATAAGACATTTCGACGGTGAACTTGAGGTGGATATAGTTGCTGTTATATCCAATTATGATCTGCTTAGACCTCTTGTTGAGAAGTTTGATATAGAATATTTTCATGTCCCTCATAATGGTCTTGAAAGAAGCGAACATGAAGAAAAAATATTGGATTATCTAAATCTTTTCGAAAATATAGACTATATTGTTCTGGCAAAGTATATGAGGATTCTGACTCCGGGTTTTGTGGAGAAGTATGAAAATCGTATCATAAATATTCATCACTCGTTTCTTCCCGCTTTCATAGGAGCCAATCCATACAAACAGGCGTATGACAGAGGTGTTAAAATCATCGGTGCAACTGCACATTTTGTAAATAACAATCTGGACGAAGGACCTATAATAGCTCAGGATGTGATACATGTGGATCATACATATTCATGGGAAGATATGAGAAATGCAGGCAGAGATGTGGAAAAAGTTGTTCTTGCAAAGGCTTTGAAACTGGCTGTTGAAGACAGGATATTTGTATATGCGAATAAAACGGTGATATTTTAGTGTGAGTGTGAGTGTGGGAGAAAAGGGTGTTTAATATTGTATTGGTAAATCCCAAGATCCCTCCAAATACCGGAAATATAGGCAGACTCTGTGTCAATACCGGTTCAACTCTGCATCTGGTTAAACCTTTGGGATTTGATATAGATGAAAAGAGTGTCAGAAGGGCGGGGCTTGATTACTGGCATAAACTGGACTTGATGGTTTGGGAGAGTCTTGAGGAGTTTTCTGAAAGTATAGATTTCAAAAGAGCTTTTTTTGCAACTACCAAAAGCGATAAGCCGTATTTTGAAGTTAACTACAAACCGGGAGACTATCTGATTTTCGGTAGCGAAACCGAAGGCCTTCCGATGGAGTTTATGCAAAAAAACTGGAAAAACGCTGTAACTATTCCAATGACAAAAGAGGGCAGAAGTCTCAATCTTGCAGTTAGTGCAGGTATAATTCTATATGAAGCTATAAGGCAGAATTTCGATACATTTAAGGGTTTGTGATGGGAAATTTTTTTGACTATATTATGATTGCTCTTTTTGTACTCTTTATGATCTGGATAATCGTAGGTTATCACCACCAGAGGGGGCACCATAAGCGAGATGAAAAGTAGTTTTGGATAAAATAGCCGATTATTAACAAGAGTGATAAGAGATATTATTTAAAGGAAAGAGATGTTCAAACCTCTTTTGATAGAAATAGGAACGGAAGAGCTTCCTGCAATTCCTTTTTTAAAAGAGTTACCGAATATAGAAAAAAAGTGGGCGAAAATCCTCGAAGAGAACAGTCTGCTATGCGAATTTGATTTTTATTTTACTCCCAGAAGATTGGTTTTATGGCACCCGGAATTTCCGGAAAAACAGCCCGATAGTGAAGAGGAGTTTTTCGGAGCGCCGGTTGATATCGCTTTTAAAAACGGAGAGCCTACAAAAGCGGCAGAGAGTTTTGCAAAAAAGTGCGGTGTAGGTATAGATGAGCTTGGACGTGCGCAAAAAGGCGGCAAAGAGGTGCTCTATTTCAAAAAAAATATAGAAGGACGCCCTTCACCCGAGATTCTGGGTCAGATGATAGAAGCTTGGCTCAAAAGCCTCAATTTCGGTCGTGCTATGAGATGGGGGGAGCTTAAAGAGAGTTTCATAAGGCCTATTAGATGGAGTATTGTAAATTTCGGTGAAGATTTTCTTTCATACCGGTTTTACGATATCCAAAGTTCAAATTATACATACGGGCACAGAAGCGTATCTATGGAGCCTGTAGTTGTAGAAAACCAGAGCGATTATTTCGAAAAACTCAAAAGTTACGGCGTTGTTCTTTATCAGGATCTTAGAGAAGAGAAAATAAAAGAGGGATTTGAAGATATTGAGAAAAAAGAGGGTCTCTCTATCCAAAAGGATGAAGAGCTGCTAAGAGAGGTTGTGGCAATAACCGAATTTCCCACATCGCTTAGCGGAGAGTTTGATAAAGAGTTTCTGAAACTGCCGCCGGAGGTTATCATAACCTCTATGAAAGAGCACCAGAGATATTTTCCCTGTTTCAGAAATGGTACACTTACTAACCGTTTTATCGTAGTGTCGAATGCCAAAACGGATGATTTCTCTTTTGTTGTTAGAGGAAACGAAAGAGTTCTCAAAGCTAGACTTCAGGACGCCATCTTTTTTTATGAGAAAGACCTGGAAAGAGGTTTTGATGTGGAGGGACTGAAAAATATCATATTTATGGATGGTCTGGGGTCTGTATTTGATAAAGAACTAAGAGAGCTTGCAATTGCGACAAGACTTTTTGAAAAATATAAAGAAAAGCTTATAAAGGAGAGTTCTCTTGAGGAAGGAGAGCTTAAAGCGCTGATAGAAAGAGCCGTTATGCTCTCAAAAGCGGATCTTCTTACCGAAATGGTTTATGAATTTCCGGAACTGCAGGGAATTATGGGGTATTATTACGCTCTTGCACTGGGTGAAGATCCTCTCGTAGCAGAAGCTATAAAAGAGCAATACCTTCCAAAAGGTGAAGA contains:
- the purU gene encoding formyltetrahydrofolate deformylase; translation: MKNYRILIDCKDEKGLVYKVSKVFFENDLNIVKNDEFVDRTNGKFFMRSEVSGRVEKDRLAVALKDILPENANIKVIEPKRKKIVLMATKESHVLGDILIRHFDGELEVDIVAVISNYDLLRPLVEKFDIEYFHVPHNGLERSEHEEKILDYLNLFENIDYIVLAKYMRILTPGFVEKYENRIINIHHSFLPAFIGANPYKQAYDRGVKIIGATAHFVNNNLDEGPIIAQDVIHVDHTYSWEDMRNAGRDVEKVVLAKALKLAVEDRIFVYANKTVIF
- the glyS gene encoding glycine--tRNA ligase subunit beta — its product is MFKPLLIEIGTEELPAIPFLKELPNIEKKWAKILEENSLLCEFDFYFTPRRLVLWHPEFPEKQPDSEEEFFGAPVDIAFKNGEPTKAAESFAKKCGVGIDELGRAQKGGKEVLYFKKNIEGRPSPEILGQMIEAWLKSLNFGRAMRWGELKESFIRPIRWSIVNFGEDFLSYRFYDIQSSNYTYGHRSVSMEPVVVENQSDYFEKLKSYGVVLYQDLREEKIKEGFEDIEKKEGLSIQKDEELLREVVAITEFPTSLSGEFDKEFLKLPPEVIITSMKEHQRYFPCFRNGTLTNRFIVVSNAKTDDFSFVVRGNERVLKARLQDAIFFYEKDLERGFDVEGLKNIIFMDGLGSVFDKELRELAIATRLFEKYKEKLIKESSLEEGELKALIERAVMLSKADLLTEMVYEFPELQGIMGYYYALALGEDPLVAEAIKEQYLPKGEESELPSTLFSSLIALSYRIDTLMALFSVGKIPTGSRDPFGLRRAAAGVIRIVLDRKLPFDLSSIFEEFKGEYKEFDIKELENFFLERIYQFFDVNPSIIKAVIDSGERDIVEIAKKIEAVAQIAESDSFKEVFTTFKRVANIVKDLDLSSELKVDESLFESRFEKELYEKYKEVVCKKYDSYEERLDALFSLKHQLDNFFDNVLVNAEDEKIRTNRKNLIGSIYRSFKEIADIKEISI
- a CDS encoding tRNA (cytidine(34)-2'-O)-methyltransferase; the encoded protein is MFNIVLVNPKIPPNTGNIGRLCVNTGSTLHLVKPLGFDIDEKSVRRAGLDYWHKLDLMVWESLEEFSESIDFKRAFFATTKSDKPYFEVNYKPGDYLIFGSETEGLPMEFMQKNWKNAVTIPMTKEGRSLNLAVSAGIILYEAIRQNFDTFKGL